From the genome of Ectobacillus sp. JY-23, one region includes:
- a CDS encoding nucleoside triphosphate pyrophosphatase, which yields MKQVILASGSPRRNELLALLDIPFAVHASQVEEIVDETSLPEDIVMSLALQKAHDVARNMKEAIVLGADTVVVIDGQVLGKPENRQDAAATLRRLSGRTHEVFTGVAIVSREKATTFYERTEVTFYELTEEDITAYLQTGEPFDKAGSYGIQGRGAVLVRKIAGDYYSVVGLPIARVARELQRFFI from the coding sequence GTGAAACAAGTAATATTGGCATCAGGGTCTCCACGTCGCAACGAGTTGCTTGCCCTTTTAGACATCCCATTTGCGGTTCACGCCAGCCAAGTGGAAGAAATTGTGGATGAAACAAGCTTGCCTGAGGACATTGTTATGTCACTTGCACTCCAAAAGGCTCATGATGTAGCTCGTAATATGAAGGAAGCAATTGTGTTAGGTGCGGACACAGTTGTGGTAATTGACGGACAGGTGCTTGGGAAGCCTGAGAATAGACAAGATGCGGCTGCAACCCTGCGGCGGTTATCCGGCAGGACACATGAGGTGTTCACAGGTGTTGCAATTGTTTCCCGGGAAAAAGCGACAACATTCTACGAACGTACAGAAGTGACGTTTTATGAGCTAACAGAAGAAGATATCACGGCTTATCTGCAAACCGGAGAGCCGTTTGATAAAGCAGGAAGCTATGGAATCCAAGGAAGAGGCGCTGTATTAGTACGAAAAATTGCCGGGGATTACTATTCAGTTGTTGGTTTACCAATTGCTCGCGTAGCAAGAGAGCTACAGAGGTTTTTTATATGA
- a CDS encoding folylpolyglutamate synthase/dihydrofolate synthase family protein yields the protein MYTYKEALDWIHSRLQFGIKPGLERMEWMLAELGNPHQKIACVHIAGTNGKGSTVTYMRTILQEAGYTIGTFTSPYIETFNERISVNGTPISDNDITHLVQTVKPVVDRLEQTNLGVATEFEIITVMAFYYFGLVQACDVVLLETGLGGRYDSTNVVHPLLSIITTIGHDHMHILGETLTAIAGEKAGIIKHNVPVITGVSQPEAVEVILVEASRQKAPVYQLHTDFTSRYIASSEGGEVFSFTTEKDSWERLVISMKGEHQVHNASLALRGVLYLRDHHRFDITNQHIEKGLRQAFWLGRFETIASKPDVILDGAHNPEGVNGLVKTLETHYGGRHITVLFSALGDKQVDGMIAALEGIANQMIFTTFDFPRAASPELLAVYSKQPIIYHNWKEAIEAVYGRLTQEDVFVITGSLYFIAEVRKYWRSR from the coding sequence ATGTATACATATAAAGAAGCACTCGACTGGATTCACAGCCGTCTGCAGTTCGGTATTAAACCTGGGCTAGAACGAATGGAATGGATGCTGGCCGAGCTCGGAAACCCGCACCAAAAAATAGCATGTGTTCATATTGCCGGTACAAACGGCAAAGGCTCTACTGTTACTTATATGCGTACAATTCTGCAGGAAGCTGGTTATACAATCGGGACATTTACTTCACCTTACATTGAAACATTTAATGAGCGGATTAGTGTGAATGGTACACCAATTTCTGATAATGATATCACTCATCTGGTACAAACGGTGAAGCCAGTTGTGGACAGGTTGGAGCAAACAAATCTAGGTGTAGCAACCGAGTTTGAAATTATTACAGTAATGGCTTTTTACTACTTTGGACTTGTTCAAGCTTGTGATGTAGTGCTGTTAGAAACAGGACTTGGAGGTCGGTATGATTCAACTAACGTGGTTCATCCGTTGCTTAGTATCATCACAACGATTGGTCACGATCATATGCATATTCTCGGTGAAACACTCACCGCAATTGCAGGAGAAAAGGCCGGCATTATTAAACACAACGTCCCTGTTATTACAGGTGTTTCACAGCCAGAGGCTGTAGAAGTTATTCTGGTGGAAGCATCTAGGCAGAAAGCACCGGTATATCAGTTGCATACCGATTTTACAAGCCGATACATTGCTTCTTCTGAAGGAGGAGAAGTATTTTCGTTTACAACTGAAAAAGACTCATGGGAAAGACTGGTTATTTCTATGAAGGGAGAACATCAAGTACATAACGCTTCCTTAGCATTGCGAGGTGTATTATACTTACGCGATCACCACCGGTTTGATATTACAAATCAGCATATAGAAAAAGGACTGCGTCAAGCGTTTTGGCTGGGGCGTTTTGAAACTATTGCTTCTAAACCGGATGTAATTCTTGACGGTGCTCATAATCCAGAAGGTGTAAATGGTCTGGTAAAGACACTGGAAACACATTATGGTGGTCGACATATAACAGTCTTATTCAGCGCTTTAGGAGATAAGCAGGTCGATGGTATGATTGCAGCGCTTGAAGGCATCGCAAATCAAATGATTTTTACGACCTTTGACTTTCCGCGTGCTGCAAGCCCTGAACTGCTGGCTGTATACAGTAAACAGCCGATTATCTACCATAACTGGAAAGAGGCCATTGAGGCAGTATATGGTCGCTTGACGCAAGAAGATGTATTTGTAATAACAGGTTCTCTCTATTTTATCGCAGAGGTTCGAAAATATTGGCGGTCACGGTAA
- a CDS encoding valine--tRNA ligase — translation MTEKNLPTKYDHLSVEEGRYKWWLEGKYFEAKGEAEKQPYTIVIPPPNVTGKLHLGHAWDTTLQDILTRAKRMQGYDVLWLPGMDHAGIATQAKVEAKLREEGVSRYDLGREKFLEKAWEWKDEYASHIRAQWEKLGLGLDYSRERFTLDEGLSDAVKRVFVELYKKGLIYRGEYIINWDPATKTALSDIEVIYKDVQGAFYHMRYPLADGSGYIEVATTRPETMLGDTAIAVHPEDERYQHLIGKTAILPIVGREIPIVGDEYVDKEFGSGAVKITPAHDPNDFEIGNRHNLPRILVMNEDGTMNEKAGKYEGMDRFACRKQIVKDLQEQGVLIKIEEHMHSVGHSERSDAVVEPYLSTQWFVKMQPLADAAIALQEQEEKVSFVPERFEKTYLRWMENIRDWCISRQLWWGHRIPAWYHKETGEVYVDEKPPADIENWEQDNDVLDTWFSSALWPFSTLGWPDADAADFKRYYSTDVLVTGYDIIFFWVSRMIFQGLEFTGQRPFKDVLIHGLVRDAQGRKMSKSLGNGVDPMDVIAQYGADSLRYFLSTGSAPGQDLRFSIEKVESTWNFINKIWNASRFVLMNLGEMKHEDIDLTGEKSVADKWILTRLNETIESVTKNLDKYELGEVGRALYNFIWDDFCDWYIEMAKLPLYGEDEAAKHTTRSVLAYVLESTMKLLHPFMPFVTEEIWQHLPHEGESITIAKWPTVREDLADSKAAEEMHLLVEIIRSVRNIRAEVNTPLSKKIQMQIKAKDGAILASLQANSAYIERFCNPSDLTIATDIQAPDKAMTAVVTGAELFLPLEGLLNLDEEISRLEKELKKLDSEVERVEKKLGNEGFVKKAPAHVIEEERKKQQDYMEKREAVRARLVEIKK, via the coding sequence ATGACGGAAAAAAATTTACCAACAAAATACGACCATTTGTCCGTCGAGGAAGGTCGCTATAAATGGTGGCTGGAGGGCAAATACTTTGAAGCAAAGGGCGAGGCGGAAAAACAGCCTTACACAATTGTGATTCCACCGCCAAACGTAACAGGTAAGCTCCATTTAGGCCATGCGTGGGATACAACATTGCAAGATATTCTTACGCGTGCAAAGCGTATGCAAGGTTATGACGTATTATGGCTACCTGGTATGGATCATGCAGGCATTGCAACACAGGCCAAGGTAGAAGCAAAGCTTCGTGAAGAAGGCGTGAGCCGTTATGACCTAGGTCGCGAGAAGTTTCTAGAAAAAGCTTGGGAATGGAAAGATGAGTATGCTTCTCATATTCGTGCGCAGTGGGAAAAGCTGGGTCTTGGATTAGACTATTCTCGTGAGCGTTTTACGCTTGATGAAGGTCTATCTGATGCTGTAAAACGTGTATTCGTTGAGCTGTACAAAAAAGGTCTCATTTATCGTGGTGAGTATATTATCAACTGGGATCCCGCTACCAAAACAGCATTATCAGATATTGAAGTTATTTACAAAGACGTACAAGGCGCGTTCTATCATATGCGTTATCCTCTTGCGGACGGTTCCGGCTACATTGAAGTTGCTACAACGCGTCCTGAAACTATGCTAGGAGATACAGCAATTGCAGTACATCCAGAAGATGAGCGCTATCAACATTTAATTGGGAAAACAGCAATCCTACCAATCGTTGGCCGTGAAATTCCAATTGTTGGCGATGAGTATGTAGATAAAGAATTTGGTTCTGGCGCTGTTAAAATTACCCCAGCACATGATCCGAACGACTTTGAAATTGGAAACCGTCATAACTTACCGCGTATTCTTGTGATGAATGAAGATGGAACAATGAATGAGAAAGCAGGTAAATACGAGGGAATGGATCGCTTTGCCTGCCGCAAGCAAATCGTAAAGGATTTACAAGAACAAGGTGTACTAATCAAAATTGAGGAGCATATGCACTCTGTAGGCCACAGCGAGCGAAGTGATGCAGTTGTCGAGCCATATTTGTCCACACAATGGTTTGTGAAAATGCAGCCTCTTGCGGATGCAGCCATTGCACTTCAAGAACAAGAAGAAAAGGTTTCCTTTGTTCCAGAGCGTTTTGAGAAAACATATCTGCGCTGGATGGAGAACATTCGCGACTGGTGTATTTCTCGTCAACTTTGGTGGGGACACCGCATTCCGGCTTGGTATCATAAAGAAACCGGAGAAGTGTATGTAGATGAAAAGCCGCCGGCTGATATTGAAAATTGGGAACAGGATAATGATGTATTAGATACGTGGTTCAGCTCAGCGCTGTGGCCGTTCTCAACTCTTGGCTGGCCAGACGCTGATGCTGCTGATTTCAAACGCTACTATTCAACTGATGTACTAGTAACAGGTTATGACATTATCTTCTTCTGGGTATCTCGTATGATTTTCCAAGGTTTGGAGTTCACGGGGCAACGTCCATTTAAGGACGTATTGATTCATGGTCTTGTTCGCGATGCACAAGGGCGTAAAATGAGTAAATCTCTGGGCAATGGTGTAGATCCAATGGATGTTATTGCACAGTACGGTGCGGATTCACTTCGTTATTTCTTATCTACAGGCAGTGCGCCAGGACAAGATTTGCGCTTTAGTATTGAAAAGGTAGAGTCTACCTGGAACTTTATTAATAAAATTTGGAATGCTTCTCGCTTTGTATTGATGAACTTAGGTGAAATGAAGCATGAAGATATCGATTTGACAGGCGAAAAGTCTGTTGCGGATAAATGGATTTTAACTCGCTTGAACGAGACAATCGAAAGCGTGACAAAGAATCTTGACAAATACGAACTTGGTGAAGTTGGTCGTGCACTATATAACTTCATTTGGGACGATTTCTGTGATTGGTACATTGAAATGGCAAAGCTACCTCTTTATGGGGAAGATGAAGCTGCTAAGCATACCACACGCTCAGTACTCGCATATGTGTTGGAAAGCACAATGAAGCTATTACACCCGTTTATGCCTTTCGTAACAGAAGAAATTTGGCAGCACCTTCCACATGAAGGCGAATCCATTACGATTGCAAAGTGGCCGACAGTACGTGAAGATTTAGCTGATAGCAAAGCTGCGGAAGAAATGCATCTTCTTGTGGAGATTATCCGCTCTGTTCGTAACATTCGTGCGGAAGTAAACACACCGCTTAGCAAAAAGATTCAGATGCAAATTAAAGCAAAAGATGGAGCAATTCTTGCGAGCTTGCAAGCTAACAGCGCATACATTGAGCGCTTCTGTAACCCAAGCGATTTAACAATTGCAACGGATATACAGGCGCCGGACAAAGCAATGACAGCTGTTGTGACAGGAGCAGAGTTGTTCTTACCGCTAGAAGGCTTACTGAATTTAGACGAAGAAATCAGCCGTTTGGAGAAAGAGCTGAAAAAGCTAGATAGCGAAGTGGAACGTGTCGAGAAAAAGCTTGGCAACGAAGGTTTTGTAAAAAAAGCGCCAGCTCATGTGATTGAAGAAGAACGTAAGAAGCAACAAGACTACATGGAAAAACGCGAAGCGGTTCGTGCACGCTTAGTGGAAATCAAGAAATAA
- the ysxE gene encoding spore coat protein YsxE, giving the protein MERTVRERYEPLLQSYRLHAEHIEEYGSVVKVHTNQGAYALKKLEPSRLERSNFMQHLQLLAEKGFTNFAPIYHNGIGEYILSDSEYRYYLMPWLEAHAQGEENDEYHKMFQTLASMHQKTLREEKLTEDVLNNHYDTLSGIWERERNAMEEFVVNCESRWYMSPFELQYCTYFHQAIRAHEFASKKLEEWHEAMKEQETTRIALIHGNLSMNHFLFDHEQNGYFISLERSQFSTPVQDLVQFYSRSFQTYPIARNDRYEWFQVYQKNFPFTPEEKKLMLAYLAYPRLFTKQVATYAAQPSRNDRNERESVTQLQQVHWLINNTEFFVSQIQAAEQQAQQSQQ; this is encoded by the coding sequence ATGGAACGAACGGTACGAGAACGGTATGAACCGTTGCTGCAATCTTATCGGTTGCATGCAGAGCATATAGAAGAGTATGGCAGTGTGGTTAAGGTGCATACGAACCAGGGGGCATATGCTTTGAAAAAGCTGGAACCTTCGAGGCTGGAGCGAAGTAATTTTATGCAGCATTTGCAGCTCTTGGCGGAGAAAGGCTTCACAAATTTTGCCCCCATTTATCATAACGGAATTGGCGAGTATATTTTATCGGATTCTGAATATCGATACTATTTGATGCCATGGCTTGAAGCGCATGCACAGGGTGAAGAAAACGACGAGTATCATAAAATGTTTCAAACCTTGGCAAGTATGCATCAAAAAACATTGCGTGAAGAAAAGCTGACGGAGGACGTGCTTAATAATCATTATGATACTTTATCAGGAATTTGGGAGAGAGAACGAAATGCCATGGAGGAGTTTGTAGTAAATTGTGAAAGCAGATGGTATATGTCTCCGTTTGAGTTGCAATACTGCACGTATTTTCATCAGGCAATACGCGCCCATGAATTTGCCTCCAAAAAGCTTGAGGAATGGCATGAAGCTATGAAGGAGCAGGAGACCACACGGATTGCGCTTATTCACGGTAATTTGTCAATGAATCATTTTTTATTTGATCATGAACAAAACGGGTATTTTATTAGTTTAGAACGCTCTCAATTTTCCACGCCCGTTCAAGACCTTGTCCAATTTTACTCTCGCTCGTTTCAAACATATCCGATTGCGCGTAATGACAGATACGAATGGTTCCAAGTCTATCAAAAAAACTTTCCCTTCACACCTGAAGAAAAAAAGTTGATGTTGGCCTACTTAGCATATCCTCGTTTATTTACCAAGCAAGTAGCTACCTACGCGGCACAGCCGAGTCGAAATGATCGCAACGAACGTGAATCTGTCACCCAACTGCAACAAGTGCATTGGCTTATCAACAATACTGAATTTTTTGTCTCACAAATTCAAGCAGCAGAGCAACAAGCCCAACAATCACAGCAATAA
- the spoVID gene encoding stage VI sporulation protein D yields the protein MTLDEQTSLRFSLKESIWFKKGQEVAELISISLDPDISVQEKDYEVVVRGELQLTGEYVPEPEEEGFSLRDLSPVRTVDAVFTREDGVNEISHAFPLEVSIPRARVRDAADLYVTIESFDYELPERGCLQLIADIAIGGLCNRDEVEVHHYEESQENEWDSYYDEDAREEDTVYEAPHFEELTLEPFQLEAKKPPAEEVPPAFSFQKFRDEEEEETYEYSQRDENALYLTKLFTKERDEEFTKMRMYFVQQGDTTESIAEKYNITSQQLTRVNQIDEGYLQEGKILYIPIVKPKAKS from the coding sequence ATGACGTTGGATGAGCAAACATCATTGCGCTTTTCGTTAAAGGAGTCCATATGGTTTAAAAAAGGACAGGAAGTAGCGGAGTTAATTTCCATTTCGTTAGATCCAGACATTTCCGTGCAGGAAAAGGATTATGAGGTAGTTGTAAGAGGAGAGCTGCAATTAACAGGTGAATATGTACCCGAACCGGAAGAAGAAGGCTTTTCTTTACGAGATTTATCACCAGTTCGTACAGTGGATGCAGTGTTTACAAGAGAAGATGGTGTGAATGAAATTTCGCATGCTTTTCCGCTTGAAGTCTCGATTCCTCGTGCTCGTGTAAGAGATGCGGCGGATTTATACGTAACGATTGAATCATTTGACTATGAGTTGCCTGAACGTGGCTGTTTACAGCTTATTGCAGATATTGCAATTGGTGGTCTTTGTAATCGAGATGAGGTAGAGGTGCATCATTATGAGGAATCACAAGAGAATGAATGGGATTCCTATTATGATGAGGATGCACGTGAGGAAGACACAGTATATGAGGCACCTCATTTTGAAGAGCTAACATTAGAGCCATTTCAATTAGAAGCAAAAAAACCTCCAGCTGAAGAAGTGCCTCCTGCCTTTTCGTTTCAGAAATTCAGGGATGAAGAGGAAGAAGAAACATATGAATATTCTCAGCGTGATGAAAATGCACTGTATTTAACAAAATTATTTACAAAAGAGCGTGATGAAGAGTTTACAAAGATGCGGATGTACTTTGTTCAGCAAGGTGACACAACCGAATCCATAGCTGAAAAATATAATATCACTTCTCAACAATTAACACGTGTCAATCAAATTGATGAAGGGTATTTGCAAGAAGGAAAGATTTTATATATCCCAATAGTCAAGCCAAAAGCGAAGTCGTAA
- the hemL gene encoding glutamate-1-semialdehyde 2,1-aminomutase has product MRSFEKSIQAFEEAKQMMPGGVNSPVRAFKSVGMNPIFMDHGKGSKVYDIDGNEYIDYVLSWGPLIHGHANDKVVEGLKQVAEKGTSFGAPTEIENELAKLVIERVPSVEVVRMVNSGTEATMSALRLARGYTGRNKIVKFEGCYHGHGDSLLIKAGSGVATLGLPDSPGVPEGVARNTITVPYNDLDSVRIAFEQFGEDIAAIIVEPVAGNMGVVPPLPGFLEGLRTITSEYGALLIFDEVMTGFRVGYHCGQGYFNVIPDLTCLGKVIGGGLPVGAYGGKAEIMAQVAPSGPIYQAGTLSGNPLAMTAGYETLVQLSPESYEEFERKAMKLEEGLKAAAKKHDIPHCVNRAGSMVGLFFTNEQVVNYETAKTSNLAYFATYYREMIEQGVFLPPSQFEGLFLSTAHSDEDIEKTIAAAEIAFSKLK; this is encoded by the coding sequence ATGAGAAGTTTTGAGAAATCAATTCAAGCATTTGAAGAAGCAAAGCAAATGATGCCAGGCGGTGTAAACAGTCCTGTGCGTGCGTTTAAATCTGTGGGGATGAACCCTATTTTTATGGACCATGGCAAAGGCTCAAAGGTGTACGATATTGATGGCAATGAATATATTGATTACGTATTATCTTGGGGACCACTTATTCACGGTCATGCTAACGACAAAGTAGTTGAAGGTCTGAAACAAGTTGCGGAAAAAGGTACAAGCTTTGGTGCACCAACTGAAATTGAGAACGAATTAGCCAAATTGGTGATTGAACGTGTTCCATCAGTAGAGGTTGTACGCATGGTAAACTCCGGTACAGAAGCGACAATGAGCGCACTTCGTTTGGCGCGCGGCTATACAGGGCGTAATAAGATTGTGAAATTTGAGGGCTGTTATCATGGACATGGTGATTCTTTACTAATTAAAGCGGGTTCTGGTGTTGCGACACTTGGTTTGCCTGACAGTCCGGGTGTTCCGGAGGGCGTAGCTCGCAATACCATCACCGTACCATATAATGACTTAGACAGCGTGCGTATTGCATTTGAACAATTCGGTGAAGATATTGCTGCGATAATTGTAGAACCAGTAGCAGGCAATATGGGTGTGGTACCGCCGCTGCCAGGCTTCTTAGAAGGCCTTCGTACGATTACATCCGAATACGGTGCACTACTAATTTTTGATGAGGTAATGACGGGTTTTCGTGTGGGTTATCACTGTGGCCAAGGCTATTTTAATGTTATTCCGGATTTAACATGTCTTGGTAAAGTAATTGGTGGCGGTCTTCCTGTCGGTGCATATGGAGGCAAAGCGGAAATTATGGCGCAGGTTGCGCCAAGCGGACCTATTTATCAAGCAGGTACGTTATCTGGAAACCCATTGGCAATGACAGCCGGATATGAAACGCTTGTCCAACTTTCCCCAGAGTCTTACGAAGAGTTTGAACGTAAAGCAATGAAACTAGAAGAAGGCTTGAAGGCTGCAGCGAAAAAGCACGACATTCCGCATTGTGTAAATCGCGCAGGTTCCATGGTGGGCTTGTTCTTTACAAACGAGCAGGTGGTCAACTATGAAACAGCGAAAACATCCAATCTTGCTTATTTTGCGACATATTACCGTGAAATGATTGAGCAAGGTGTATTTTTACCACCATCTCAATTTGAAGGTTTGTTCCTATCAACCGCACATAGTGACGAAGATATTGAAAAAACAATTGCTGCTGCGGAAATCGCATTTTCTAAACTTAAATAA
- the hemB gene encoding porphobilinogen synthase, translated as MKHLQFNRHRRLRQSAGMRALVRETFLHKEDFIYPIFVVEGENKRNPVKSMPGVEQISLDLLHADIQEAVDLGIKSVIVFGVPAEKDEVGSSAYCSHGIVQRAITLIKESFPELVVIADTCLCQYTSHGHCGVVEDGVILNDESLELLAKTAVSQAQAGADIIAPSNMMDGFVAAIRHALDENGFTHIPIMSYAVKYSSAHYGPFRDAAHSSPKFGDRKAYQMDPANRLEALREAESDVEEGADFLMVKPALSYLDIIRDVKNNFNLPVVAYNVSGEYSMVKAAAQNGWINEKDIVLEQLLSMKRAGADLILTYFAKDAARWLEEEM; from the coding sequence ATGAAGCATTTACAATTCAATCGTCATCGAAGATTGCGTCAATCTGCAGGGATGCGCGCACTTGTACGTGAAACCTTTTTACATAAAGAAGATTTTATTTACCCGATTTTTGTGGTGGAAGGGGAAAATAAACGTAACCCTGTCAAATCTATGCCGGGTGTGGAGCAAATCTCATTAGATCTGTTACATGCGGATATACAAGAGGCGGTCGATTTAGGTATCAAGTCCGTTATTGTATTTGGTGTACCGGCAGAAAAGGACGAAGTTGGCTCATCGGCGTATTGCAGTCATGGCATTGTACAACGTGCGATTACTTTGATTAAAGAGAGCTTTCCAGAGCTTGTTGTAATAGCTGACACGTGTTTATGTCAATATACATCCCACGGTCATTGCGGCGTTGTAGAAGATGGTGTTATTCTAAATGATGAATCGCTTGAACTGCTAGCTAAAACAGCTGTAAGTCAGGCACAAGCCGGTGCGGACATTATTGCACCTTCCAATATGATGGACGGTTTCGTGGCGGCCATTCGCCATGCGTTGGATGAAAACGGCTTTACGCATATCCCTATTATGTCTTATGCGGTTAAATATTCTTCTGCCCATTATGGTCCGTTCCGCGATGCGGCACACAGCTCGCCTAAGTTTGGAGATCGTAAAGCATATCAAATGGATCCAGCAAACCGTTTAGAGGCGCTTCGAGAAGCGGAATCTGATGTAGAAGAAGGCGCCGACTTTTTAATGGTAAAGCCAGCTCTTTCCTACCTAGATATTATTCGCGATGTGAAAAATAACTTTAACTTGCCGGTAGTTGCTTATAATGTGAGCGGCGAGTATTCCATGGTAAAGGCTGCTGCACAAAACGGCTGGATTAATGAAAAGGACATCGTATTGGAACAATTGCTGAGCATGAAGCGTGCCGGAGCGGATTTAATTTTAACATACTTCGCAAAAGATGCTGCAAGATGGCTTGAGGAGGAAATGTAA
- a CDS encoding uroporphyrinogen-III synthase: MSFGGIPISVPLLHIVPKATTDLSLATYDWVIFTSKNAVRCFFSSYTLPTHARIAVVGEKTKLAIEEMGYRASFMPSAYVGEVFAMEFSQVVKNSQRVLFPKGDRARDVISSTLRSQGIFVQDIIVYKTEINRHMRPALIQAVSEGVDAVLFTSPSTVQGFVTLLEGTEWKNWTKTCTIGCIGPVTKQEALPYFKAVVMPNTYTIDALLQCIVEKEEKGVGEV; encoded by the coding sequence ATGTCGTTTGGAGGCATACCAATCTCTGTGCCGCTTCTTCATATTGTTCCTAAAGCAACGACTGATCTTTCCCTTGCTACCTACGATTGGGTTATTTTTACGAGCAAAAATGCTGTGCGGTGTTTTTTTTCGTCCTATACATTACCTACTCATGCTCGTATTGCTGTTGTGGGAGAGAAAACAAAGCTTGCCATAGAAGAAATGGGCTATCGTGCTTCTTTTATGCCAAGTGCCTATGTTGGAGAAGTATTTGCTATGGAATTTTCCCAGGTTGTAAAGAACAGCCAGCGTGTATTGTTTCCGAAAGGAGACCGAGCACGAGATGTAATTTCCTCGACATTGCGTTCTCAAGGCATATTTGTACAAGATATAATCGTATATAAAACAGAAATTAATCGGCACATGCGTCCGGCGCTGATACAAGCAGTTTCAGAGGGAGTCGACGCTGTTTTATTTACAAGTCCTTCTACTGTGCAGGGTTTTGTAACTTTGCTTGAGGGCACAGAGTGGAAGAACTGGACAAAAACATGTACGATAGGGTGTATAGGGCCTGTCACGAAGCAGGAGGCACTTCCCTATTTTAAAGCTGTTGTTATGCCTAATACGTATACAATCGATGCATTGCTTCAGTGTATAGTGGAAAAAGAAGAAAAAGGAGTCGGAGAAGTATGA
- the hemC gene encoding hydroxymethylbilane synthase — protein sequence MRKIIVGSRKSKLALTQTNWVIEQLKQLGVPFEFEVKEIVTKGDVILDVTLSKVGGKGLFVKEIEQAMLDKEIDMAVHSMKDMPAVLPDGLTIGCVPKRVDPRDVFITKHGESLSDLPAGAVIGTSSLRRSSQLLAERPDLQIKWIRGNIDTRIRKLQEEDYDAIILAAAGLKRMGWADDVITGYLEADQCVPAVGQGALSIECRADDEELLSALRLFNDAITERTVAAEREFLHRLEGGCQVPIAGYAVMQEGEIELTALVGSKDGSVLLKETVRGAEPLEVGKEAANRLIAKGAKELILEAKEQQ from the coding sequence ATGCGTAAAATTATTGTAGGGTCAAGAAAAAGTAAACTAGCTTTAACACAAACAAATTGGGTGATTGAACAGCTAAAACAGCTCGGCGTACCTTTTGAATTTGAAGTCAAAGAAATTGTTACAAAGGGAGACGTTATTCTGGATGTTACTCTGTCGAAAGTGGGCGGAAAGGGTTTGTTCGTAAAGGAAATTGAACAGGCGATGCTGGATAAGGAGATTGATATGGCTGTGCACAGCATGAAGGATATGCCGGCTGTATTACCAGACGGTCTAACAATCGGTTGTGTGCCAAAGCGTGTAGACCCACGCGATGTGTTTATTACGAAACATGGTGAATCTCTTTCAGACTTACCAGCAGGTGCAGTGATTGGAACCAGCAGTTTGCGCCGCAGTTCGCAATTGTTGGCTGAACGTCCTGATTTGCAAATCAAATGGATTCGTGGAAATATTGACACACGTATTCGTAAGCTACAGGAAGAAGACTATGATGCCATTATTCTTGCGGCAGCTGGTTTAAAGCGCATGGGCTGGGCCGACGATGTAATTACAGGTTATTTAGAGGCAGATCAATGCGTGCCTGCTGTTGGTCAAGGGGCTTTATCGATTGAATGTCGCGCGGATGATGAGGAGTTGCTGTCGGCACTTCGTTTATTCAATGATGCAATTACAGAGCGAACAGTTGCTGCTGAACGTGAATTTTTACATCGCTTAGAAGGTGGCTGCCAGGTGCCGATTGCTGGTTATGCAGTAATGCAAGAAGGGGAAATAGAATTGACAGCACTTGTTGGTTCAAAGGATGGATCGGTTTTATTGAAGGAGACTGTACGCGGTGCTGAGCCACTTGAGGTGGGAAAAGAAGCTGCGAATCGCTTAATTGCAAAAGGTGCAAAAGAACTCATTTTAGAAGCGAAGGAACAACAGTGA